From Neodiprion pinetum isolate iyNeoPine1 chromosome 7, iyNeoPine1.2, whole genome shotgun sequence, a single genomic window includes:
- the LOC138191282 gene encoding uncharacterized protein, which yields MWKRSTLQESYEWMNILDDLRKSYNNTKHRTIRMKPVDVSTENKKQLYRSVYKPRQIKRTDRAQKFSVGDQVRISKYENVSEKGYTPNWTTKIFTVSKVKNTNPPTYKLTDYQDHPIEGGFYEKELNKVKHPDGYLVEKVLRKRGNLFYVKWLGFDSSHKSWIDKTHM from the coding sequence atgtggaaacggTCTACTCTCCAAGAATCGTACGAGTGGATgaatattttagatgatttgaggaagtcctacaacaacactaaacatcgcacgattcggatgaaaccggtggatgttagcacggagaataaaaaacagctatatcgtagcgtgtacaagcctcggcaaatcaaacgaactGATCGAGCGCAGAAATTCAGTGTGGGCGAtcaagttcgaatcagcaagtacgaGAATGTATccgaaaaaggctatacacccaattggacgactaaAATATTTACCGTGAGTAAGGtcaaaaataccaatccacccacctacaaacttaccgattatcaagatcatcccatcgaggggggcttctacgaaAAAGAGCTCAACAAAGTGAAACATCCCGACGGCTACCTCgtggagaaagtattacgcaaacgagggaatctgttctatgtgaagtggttgggttttgatagttcgcacaaAAGTTGGATAGATAAAACacacatgtaa
- the LOC124223661 gene encoding uncharacterized protein, giving the protein MEEITRIRKPVVFHKSIAHSEIHAHQPFASSTFQNNDKIHIVVQDQELCLLPSRSSLHIHGNITKDDGVAAVMVTKLINMAVCHLFEEVRYELNGVEIDRNKNVGITSTMKGYVSLSPGQKCSLENTGWSSGDKELTDAAGNFDVVLPFNHVQGFAEDYRRVIVNAKHELILTRSNTDLNAVIQTSATENFKITLNKIKRLLLYIKLADKPKIQLLNYIAKDPAIFMSICSWETYVYLMLPSTTQHIWSVKKSMQLDKPKYVVLGFQTATRNESLRNASVFDHCRIIDVKLLLNSQCYPYGNMNLDIYNNQYAILYYMYVPFQMTYYNKKAEPLLSKREFINQAPLIVIDCSKQN; this is encoded by the coding sequence ATGGAAGAAATAACAAGAATACGGAAACCTGTGGTATTCCACAAATCGATTGCGCACTCTGAGATTCATGCTCATCAGCCGTTTGCATCATCCACCTTCCAGAACAACGATAAAAtccatattgttgttcaaGATCAAGAGTTGTGTCTACTGCCCAGTAGAAGCTCTCTACACATTCATGGAAATATCACGAAGGATGATGGTGTGGCTGCGGTGATGGTTACGAAATTGATTAATATGGCCgtttgtcatttgtttgaggaagttcgCTATGAGTTGAACGGTGTGGAGAttgatcgaaataaaaatgttggcatCACCAGCACTATGAAGGGTTACGTATCCTTGAGTCCAGGCCAGAAATGTAGTCTGGAGAATACCGGGTGGTCGAGTGGGGATAAGGAACTAACCGATGCCgctggaaatttcgatgttgttttACCGTTCAATCATGTACAAGGCTTCGCCGAAGATTACCGTCGAGTCATCGTCAatgctaaacatgagttaattctCACACGTTCCAACACTGATTTGAATGCCGTGATTCAGACCTCAGCGACAGAAAACTTCAAAATCACCCTAAATAAAATCAAGCGGTTGTTGCTCTATATCAAACTGGCagataaaccgaaaatccagctactcaactacatcgccaagGATCCGGCCATATTCATGAGTATTTGTTCTtgggaaacgtacgtgtatcTCATGCTCCCATCAACAACGCAGCATATATGGTCAGTCAAGAAATCGATGCAGCTTGACAAGCCTAAATATGTCGTTCTaggatttcaaactgcaaCGAGAAACGAGTCGCTGAGAAATGCCAGTGTATTTGATCATTGTCGGATCATAGATGTGAAACTCCTTCTCAACTCACAGTGCTATCCCTACGGAAATATGAATCTTGACatatacaataatcaatacgccattctctattatatgtatgttcCGTTTCAAATGACCTACTATAACAAAAaagctgagcctttgctatcgaAGCGTGAATTCATAAACCAagctccccttatcgtcatcgattgctccaagcagaactaa